From one uncultured Methanoregula sp. genomic stretch:
- the rdgB gene encoding RdgB/HAM1 family non-canonical purine NTP pyrophosphatase, with translation MVTGNANKAREVAAFFGGLVEVTHVTLDLPEHRSGDVGEIAAGKARFAFGQLNTPLIVDDTGFSIRALNGFPGPYAAYVQQSIGNPGILKLMEGRTDRAARFTTAIAYADAKGVRVFPGILDGQISQSPRGEGGFGYDPIFEIGNITLAEIPLEEKSRISHRALALAAFHNWFMQEHPAGGRL, from the coding sequence GGCCTGGTCGAAGTGACCCATGTGACCCTGGATCTCCCGGAACACCGTTCCGGGGATGTGGGAGAGATTGCAGCCGGAAAGGCCCGGTTCGCATTCGGACAACTGAACACACCCCTGATCGTCGATGACACGGGCTTTTCCATCAGGGCCCTCAACGGGTTTCCTGGTCCCTACGCCGCATATGTCCAGCAGTCCATTGGCAATCCCGGTATCCTGAAACTGATGGAAGGCAGAACGGATCGGGCAGCCCGGTTCACCACCGCGATCGCTTATGCTGATGCGAAGGGAGTCCGGGTGTTTCCCGGGATTCTTGATGGGCAGATATCCCAAAGCCCCCGCGGAGAGGGTGGATTTGGCTATGATCCGATCTTTGAGATCGGGAATATAACGCTTGCCGAGATCCCCCTTGAAGAAAAGAGCAGGATATCCCACCGGGCCCTGGCGCTGGCTGCTTTTCACAACTGGTTTATGCAGGAACATCCGGCCGGAGGCCGCTTGTGA
- a CDS encoding 50S ribosomal protein L40e → MAKFPEAEARLLNVKICMHCNARNAIRATSCRKCGYQNLRPKNKERKA, encoded by the coding sequence ATGGCAAAGTTTCCAGAAGCCGAAGCCCGGTTACTCAACGTAAAAATATGCATGCACTGTAATGCACGCAATGCAATCCGTGCAACCAGCTGCCGCAAGTGCGGTTACCAGAACCTGCGGCCCAAGAATAAGGAAAGGAAAGCGTAA
- a CDS encoding putative phosphothreonine lyase domain-containg protein gives MAEVDPEALADVAYGIFEHLLNRRLREQGRYLYMYVEEGIDFKAELSAIFDAFREEYPQLAEAMIARFSDIDTIYHMLCDGEGTIPLKTTQMYWIVLDAPGSAPEAIEDENAGKWLIFQEPDLVDAAWKKVRDATAGLELGISAKVSTAKPNPDSRDNRKVIYVYTKDWADEADVMRVREKLRELGFVDRIGYKRNIETFAGEYAKKGKRVTYYTA, from the coding sequence ATGGCTGAAGTCGATCCCGAAGCGCTGGCTGATGTGGCATACGGCATCTTCGAGCATCTCCTGAACCGCAGGCTGCGGGAGCAGGGCAGATACCTGTACATGTATGTCGAAGAAGGTATCGACTTCAAAGCGGAGCTTTCCGCTATCTTTGATGCATTCCGGGAAGAGTATCCCCAGCTTGCCGAGGCTATGATCGCCCGTTTCTCTGATATTGATACAATCTACCATATGCTGTGCGATGGGGAAGGAACAATCCCCTTAAAGACAACCCAGATGTACTGGATCGTTCTCGATGCCCCAGGCAGCGCCCCTGAAGCTATCGAAGATGAGAATGCCGGCAAATGGCTGATCTTCCAGGAACCCGATCTTGTCGATGCAGCGTGGAAGAAGGTGCGTGACGCTACGGCGGGGCTTGAACTGGGCATCTCCGCGAAGGTGAGTACGGCCAAACCCAATCCGGATTCCCGGGACAACCGCAAGGTGATCTATGTATATACAAAAGACTGGGCGGATGAGGCGGATGTCATGCGTGTCCGGGAGAAACTCCGCGAACTCGGGTTTGTCGACCGTATCGGGTACAAGCGTAATATCGAGACCTTTGCCGGCGAATATGCCAAGAAAGGCAAGCGGGTAACGTATTATACCGCGTAA
- the htpX gene encoding zinc metalloprotease HtpX: MEWKRDWGLTARVLLTGFLLFLLYLVFMTILWVFFGNVWLIVLLAVGMGLFQYFFSDKMVLWSTGARVIEPDEYPELHRTVEKLCKEADLPLPRIAIMQSPVPNAFATGRSPKHAVVACTDSIMRLLNKDELEAVLAHELSHVKNRDILTMTLASFIAMIASMIMQSFFFSALFGGNNRENGGGWIIVWIVSIIVYAISTLLILALSRYREFAADRGSALITRNPRALISALNKISGRIDAIPPEAKAKVEGANAFFIIPALSGNTIMELFSTHPPLEKRIANLEKVEAELRGY; encoded by the coding sequence ATGGAATGGAAACGTGACTGGGGCCTTACGGCCCGGGTATTGTTAACAGGGTTCCTGTTATTCCTGTTGTACCTTGTCTTCATGACAATACTCTGGGTATTCTTTGGGAACGTCTGGCTGATCGTCCTCCTTGCAGTAGGCATGGGATTGTTCCAGTACTTCTTCTCGGATAAGATGGTACTCTGGTCGACCGGCGCACGTGTTATTGAACCCGATGAATATCCCGAGTTGCACCGTACTGTTGAAAAACTGTGCAAGGAGGCAGACCTTCCCCTGCCAAGGATCGCCATCATGCAGAGCCCGGTGCCCAATGCATTCGCTACCGGCAGGAGCCCGAAGCATGCCGTTGTTGCCTGCACGGACTCGATCATGCGGCTCCTGAACAAGGACGAGCTGGAAGCGGTACTTGCCCACGAGCTCTCCCACGTAAAGAACCGCGACATCCTGACCATGACGCTCGCGAGTTTCATCGCCATGATAGCTTCCATGATCATGCAGAGCTTCTTCTTCTCAGCCCTTTTCGGGGGAAACAACAGGGAGAATGGGGGAGGATGGATCATTGTGTGGATCGTTTCAATCATCGTTTACGCGATCAGCACCCTGCTCATCCTTGCACTCTCGCGGTACCGCGAGTTTGCTGCCGACCGGGGTAGTGCACTTATCACCCGTAACCCCCGGGCACTGATATCCGCACTTAACAAGATCAGCGGGAGAATAGATGCGATTCCACCCGAAGCCAAGGCAAAAGTCGAGGGTGCAAACGCATTCTTCATCATTCCGGCTCTCTCGGGGAACACAATCATGGAGCTCTTCTCAACCCACCCGCCCCTTGAGAAGCGGATTGCAAACCTTGAGAAAGTCGAGGCCGAACTCAGGGGATACTAA
- a CDS encoding DUF362 domain-containing protein, translated as MKPVFVNGVRPDVPQESLAACIRETFLSASDNCAWLCEGDVVLLKPALNSPDPFPSTTHPLAISVVAGALEDRGANVVIGDQSGIEHVLHHSGGVLRGGSRANYTRSGMGSPYDPRFVSFEDGGWDTGFFHHQSQNTSSWKSGFFITTWVKKADHIICLPRVSTHSQAGATLGLKCMVGMLREDSRMEFHANGPYNNFITGSAKGSTLVSEDDGSGRFFEKIVEISDAIREKLRLNLFVATKAQTTFGPDRYGIRVGPVGLGRAWITKPDPGLVFASADPVAAEAFALTFLKDLKTAVPVFPKLAERMILYQNPNVQDLQKIPVRDHPYIRHATEIGLGGMPHEVVYADVPGAVQERLNCYLK; from the coding sequence ATGAAACCGGTCTTCGTAAACGGGGTCAGGCCGGATGTTCCGCAGGAGTCACTTGCGGCCTGCATCCGCGAAACGTTCCTCTCTGCATCGGATAACTGCGCCTGGCTTTGCGAAGGAGATGTTGTCCTCCTCAAGCCAGCCCTGAATTCTCCGGACCCGTTTCCTTCCACAACCCACCCGCTCGCAATCAGCGTTGTTGCAGGAGCGCTTGAAGATCGCGGTGCAAACGTGGTGATAGGTGACCAGTCCGGTATCGAACACGTACTGCATCATTCCGGAGGAGTGCTCAGGGGGGGCAGCCGGGCCAATTACACCCGTTCCGGCATGGGTTCTCCCTATGACCCCCGGTTTGTCAGTTTCGAAGACGGGGGATGGGATACGGGATTCTTCCATCACCAGTCGCAGAATACCTCCTCATGGAAGTCCGGCTTTTTCATAACCACATGGGTAAAAAAAGCGGATCATATCATCTGTCTGCCCCGGGTCAGCACCCACAGCCAGGCAGGGGCGACACTGGGGCTGAAATGCATGGTGGGGATGCTCCGGGAGGACAGCCGGATGGAGTTTCACGCGAACGGGCCATATAATAATTTCATCACGGGTTCCGCGAAGGGGAGCACGCTCGTCTCCGAAGATGACGGGTCGGGCAGGTTCTTTGAGAAGATTGTAGAGATCAGTGACGCGATACGGGAGAAACTGCGCCTTAATCTCTTTGTTGCAACAAAAGCACAGACAACGTTCGGTCCTGATCGGTACGGTATCCGGGTCGGGCCGGTGGGGCTTGGAAGGGCCTGGATCACAAAACCTGATCCGGGGCTCGTGTTTGCGAGCGCCGATCCGGTGGCAGCCGAGGCGTTTGCGCTCACGTTCTTGAAAGATCTCAAAACCGCGGTCCCGGTCTTTCCGAAACTTGCAGAACGTATGATCCTTTACCAGAACCCGAACGTGCAGGACCTGCAAAAAATTCCGGTCAGGGACCACCCGTACATCCGGCATGCAACAGAGATCGGTCTTGGCGGAATGCCACACGAGGTCGTGTACGCGGATGTGCCTGGAGCCGTGCAGGAGCGGCTGAACTGTTATTTAAAGTGA
- a CDS encoding TMEM175 family protein, protein MVVAEPINKVNLERLTNGIYAFTMTLMIRNISSPAAGTLSDATTFFRFINTTVYAVFDFIGAFLILGMFWLFYYQMFHRMKTFDSRFLYIHLLSLMVVVFVPFTQSFTSDGSEIPIADIVFQINYLALAVLLAGAWYYACRARPSLLVPELTGAEAVFLQKKFLVPVGVSIFGITILLSGFPYFDVIYLFPFAIIAIFFHHPPGVPAE, encoded by the coding sequence ATGGTAGTTGCAGAACCGATCAACAAAGTCAACCTTGAACGTCTCACGAATGGCATCTATGCCTTCACCATGACCCTGATGATCCGCAACATCTCGTCACCCGCGGCCGGCACGCTGAGTGACGCCACAACGTTCTTCCGGTTCATCAATACCACGGTCTATGCCGTTTTCGACTTTATCGGGGCGTTCCTTATCCTCGGCATGTTCTGGCTCTTCTATTACCAGATGTTCCACCGGATGAAAACCTTTGATTCCCGTTTCCTCTACATCCACCTCCTGTCCCTCATGGTCGTTGTCTTCGTCCCGTTCACCCAGTCCTTCACCTCCGATGGCAGCGAAATACCGATAGCGGACATTGTTTTCCAGATCAACTATCTCGCCCTCGCAGTCCTTCTCGCCGGTGCCTGGTACTATGCCTGCCGGGCCCGCCCGTCCCTGCTGGTTCCGGAACTGACGGGTGCCGAGGCCGTGTTCCTGCAGAAAAAATTCCTCGTGCCTGTCGGGGTTTCCATTTTCGGGATCACGATCCTCCTTTCCGGGTTCCCGTACTTCGATGTTATCTATCTCTTCCCGTTTGCAATCATCGCCATCTTCTTCCACCATCCCCCCGGAGTGCCGGCAGAATGA
- a CDS encoding solute carrier family 23 protein: MRPPDLEYAVDDKPPLPQVFLLGLQHTGIVATAFVFPILVARAAGIEAGAAAFFVSMSMLANGISTIFQAIKHPEFGSGFLIPRVAGPNYVSASILALQSGGLSLLCGMTAFSGALQVALSRVVQRLRVLFPVEVTGLVIMMLGVAVVPYALPNFFGMTGSATAPDLTVTAISVVTLAVTVGVTVWGRGQLRLFPVIVGMAAGYVLCILAGLAGADPLGRIAASPLFALPDLQYFGLSFQPVLIIPFAIAAIVTFVKSVGEFSICQRINNTEWKRPDMKNIQSGLFADGIASGLGGLFGGMGQTGSSSNIGLSIATRSTSRYIGFMTGGILIGLAFLPVLATVFLIMPGPVIGGTLIYVAGFIIVGGFQTITTRMLDSRKIFVIGISFIFGISVYLIPRAYASVPPLFSPLFDSALSLTTVIAIILNLVMRIGIRKRVTATIDPDGQISDQVFTLMERQGEVWAARSEVIHRMAMALSEACELVTGEARTSGPVTVSVSFDEYNLDAEVSYTGTPLPLPEKRPGEEEILNDPSAMLHLGGFLIRSHADRVSSSASGGLAVLKIHMEH, encoded by the coding sequence ATGCGACCCCCGGATCTCGAGTATGCTGTCGATGACAAACCCCCGCTCCCCCAGGTTTTCCTGCTTGGCCTGCAGCACACCGGGATTGTCGCTACTGCATTCGTCTTCCCGATTCTTGTCGCACGGGCTGCGGGTATCGAGGCCGGCGCCGCGGCGTTCTTTGTCTCGATGTCGATGCTCGCCAATGGTATTTCCACGATATTCCAGGCGATAAAACACCCGGAGTTCGGCTCGGGTTTTCTTATTCCCCGGGTGGCCGGGCCAAATTACGTCTCGGCCTCGATCCTTGCCCTCCAGTCCGGAGGGCTCTCGCTTCTCTGCGGGATGACCGCCTTCTCGGGGGCATTGCAGGTTGCACTTTCCCGTGTGGTTCAGCGGCTCCGCGTCCTCTTCCCGGTCGAGGTGACGGGCCTTGTTATCATGATGCTCGGGGTTGCAGTCGTTCCCTATGCGCTCCCGAACTTCTTTGGCATGACCGGATCGGCCACTGCACCCGACCTAACGGTAACGGCGATCTCGGTTGTCACCCTTGCAGTAACGGTCGGTGTTACGGTCTGGGGAAGAGGGCAGCTCAGGCTCTTTCCGGTCATTGTCGGCATGGCGGCAGGGTACGTGCTCTGTATTCTGGCGGGGCTTGCCGGTGCAGACCCGCTGGGCCGGATCGCCGCTTCGCCACTCTTTGCCCTGCCCGATTTGCAGTACTTCGGGTTGTCATTCCAGCCGGTACTTATCATCCCGTTCGCGATCGCGGCGATAGTTACATTCGTGAAGAGCGTTGGCGAATTCTCGATCTGCCAGCGGATCAACAACACGGAATGGAAACGGCCGGACATGAAGAACATCCAGTCCGGGCTTTTTGCCGACGGGATCGCATCAGGTCTCGGCGGCCTGTTCGGGGGAATGGGACAGACCGGGTCGTCGTCGAATATCGGGCTCTCGATTGCCACCCGCTCAACGAGCAGGTACATCGGTTTCATGACCGGAGGGATCCTGATCGGGCTGGCCTTCCTCCCGGTCCTTGCCACGGTCTTTCTCATCATGCCCGGCCCGGTTATCGGCGGGACGCTCATATACGTTGCCGGGTTCATCATTGTCGGGGGGTTCCAGACCATCACGACCCGGATGCTGGATTCACGGAAGATCTTCGTCATTGGGATCTCGTTCATCTTCGGTATCAGCGTCTACCTTATCCCCCGGGCTTATGCGAGTGTTCCCCCTCTATTCAGCCCGCTCTTTGATTCGGCCCTTTCCTTAACAACGGTCATTGCCATCATCCTGAACCTGGTGATGCGGATCGGTATCAGGAAGCGTGTCACGGCGACCATCGATCCCGATGGTCAGATCTCGGACCAGGTCTTCACCCTGATGGAGCGGCAGGGCGAGGTCTGGGCTGCACGGAGCGAGGTGATCCATCGGATGGCGATGGCGCTCTCCGAAGCCTGCGAGCTGGTGACGGGCGAAGCGCGGACTTCCGGCCCGGTGACGGTATCAGTGTCGTTCGACGAGTACAATCTTGATGCTGAAGTCTCGTACACCGGCACTCCCCTTCCGCTTCCCGAAAAGCGCCCGGGTGAGGAGGAGATCCTGAACGATCCTTCGGCGATGCTCCACCTGGGGGGTTTTCTTATCCGTTCCCACGCGGACCGGGTGAGTTCTTCAGCCTCGGGAGGACTTGCAGTGCTGAAGATTCATATGGAGCACTGA
- a CDS encoding MBL fold metallo-hydrolase, with amino-acid sequence MQVTPAIHALRHPFQVPVAPGITLDRFVYSYIIACETITLIDTGVAGCETRIFEYIRSIGRDPREISLIILTHSHPDHIGAALAIRDATGCTIAAHAAERAWIEDVVRQNRERPVPGFDTLVGGPVPLDFELEGGCTIDIDGTSGYEIQVIHTPGHSEGSISLFMQGEGALFSGDAIPVAGDLPVYDDAGQSVRSIRLLRSIQGIRHLLSAWDEPRHGEDVYGQMDRAHVYLRTIHEAVVRSAGDGNIDMMDITHKTVAALGLPPQAVSPLLARTFAANLRIQNTYPVFPG; translated from the coding sequence ATGCAGGTCACCCCCGCTATTCATGCACTCCGGCACCCGTTCCAGGTCCCGGTTGCACCCGGTATTACTCTTGACCGTTTCGTGTACTCGTACATCATCGCATGCGAGACTATCACGCTCATCGACACGGGTGTAGCAGGATGCGAGACGAGGATATTCGAGTATATCCGGTCCATCGGCCGGGATCCACGGGAGATCTCGCTTATCATCCTGACCCACTCCCATCCCGACCACATCGGGGCAGCCCTCGCAATACGGGACGCCACCGGCTGTACCATTGCGGCACATGCGGCTGAGCGGGCCTGGATAGAGGACGTGGTGCGCCAGAACCGTGAGCGCCCGGTCCCGGGATTTGACACGCTTGTCGGAGGGCCGGTACCGCTCGATTTCGAACTCGAAGGTGGCTGCACCATCGACATTGACGGCACCTCCGGATATGAGATCCAGGTAATACACACACCCGGCCATTCCGAGGGTTCGATCTCACTTTTCATGCAGGGCGAGGGGGCGCTCTTCTCCGGGGACGCAATACCGGTGGCTGGTGATCTCCCGGTCTATGATGATGCCGGACAATCCGTCCGATCCATCCGGCTCCTCCGGTCGATACAGGGTATCCGCCACCTCCTTTCTGCATGGGATGAGCCCCGGCACGGCGAAGATGTATACGGGCAGATGGACCGGGCACACGTCTACCTCAGGACAATCCATGAAGCCGTAGTCCGATCGGCCGGTGATGGGAATATTGACATGATGGATATCACACACAAAACGGTCGCTGCTCTCGGGCTCCCCCCGCAGGCTGTAAGCCCGCTTCTCGCCCGCACGTTTGCAGCGAACCTCCGGATCCAAAACACGTATCCGGTATTTCCGGGCTGA
- the ftsA gene encoding coenzyme F390 synthetase yields MPAGSYFSPEIETMERGGLDALIDERVRYTVRYAAEHSAFYRHWFRENGINPGEIRVHEDLLDLPIISGKTIREHQPPVTPEFEFLSTSWGNVFSIQETSGTSGTPKGFFLTWEDWKRYAEKYARSFVSQGFSDRDRIVVCASYGMNVGANTMTIAAQRIGMGIIPIGKCSFELRILKSYKPTAIVGSVFKLLRLFRRLRAEGITPGETSINKLVAGGESFADESRKYLSELWECPVYNTYGSTEGTMCGECTQVAGLHVPEDLVHLDVYDPRMESFVKDGACGRGVLTTLLPVGANAGMLLLNYDTEDTTVVLSRDRCPCGRTHMRVHNPQREAETAWVFQNSLNRVDIEAAVFQPENMDFLNGEYEAFIHDGENPDETILSVSVECIDQEHCDKKTIEDTFVNRFLKYKPGLARHYHDGDFRILVNVTKTGGLELHKQKGRPKRLIDRRGH; encoded by the coding sequence ATGCCCGCGGGATCGTACTTCTCACCGGAGATTGAGACAATGGAACGGGGCGGTCTCGATGCCCTGATCGATGAGAGGGTGCGCTACACCGTCCGGTACGCTGCCGAGCACTCCGCATTTTACCGTCACTGGTTCCGGGAAAATGGAATCAATCCGGGGGAGATCCGCGTCCACGAAGACCTGCTGGATCTTCCGATCATCTCCGGAAAGACGATCCGGGAACACCAGCCCCCCGTGACTCCGGAGTTTGAGTTCCTCTCAACCTCATGGGGGAACGTATTCTCTATACAGGAGACCAGCGGGACGAGCGGGACTCCCAAAGGTTTTTTTTTGACCTGGGAGGACTGGAAGCGGTACGCAGAGAAGTACGCCCGCAGTTTCGTATCTCAGGGTTTTTCAGACCGGGACCGGATCGTTGTCTGCGCCTCCTATGGCATGAATGTGGGGGCCAACACCATGACGATCGCCGCACAACGCATCGGTATGGGGATCATTCCCATCGGCAAGTGCTCGTTCGAATTAAGGATCCTCAAAAGCTACAAGCCGACGGCGATTGTCGGCAGTGTCTTCAAACTTCTTCGTCTGTTCAGGAGGCTCAGGGCCGAAGGCATTACCCCGGGGGAAACCTCGATCAACAAGCTGGTTGCGGGTGGCGAGAGCTTTGCCGATGAGTCCCGGAAGTATCTCTCTGAACTGTGGGAATGCCCCGTTTACAATACCTATGGTAGTACTGAAGGTACTATGTGCGGAGAATGTACCCAGGTTGCAGGCCTTCATGTACCTGAGGATCTCGTTCACCTGGATGTCTATGATCCCCGGATGGAGTCGTTTGTCAAAGATGGAGCCTGCGGCAGGGGAGTCCTCACCACCCTTCTTCCCGTGGGGGCGAATGCGGGAATGCTCCTCCTCAATTACGATACCGAAGACACAACGGTCGTCCTCTCCCGCGACCGGTGCCCCTGCGGCAGGACCCATATGCGGGTCCATAACCCCCAGCGGGAAGCCGAGACCGCATGGGTCTTCCAGAATTCCTTAAACCGTGTGGATATCGAAGCTGCGGTCTTCCAGCCCGAAAACATGGACTTCCTGAATGGTGAATATGAGGCTTTCATTCACGATGGGGAAAATCCGGATGAAACAATCCTGTCAGTGAGCGTGGAATGTATCGATCAGGAGCACTGCGATAAAAAAACCATAGAGGATACATTCGTGAACCGGTTCCTGAAATACAAACCCGGGCTTGCCCGGCATTATCACGACGGGGATTTCCGGATCCTGGTCAATGTCACCAAAACCGGAGGGCTCGAACTGCACAAACAAAAAGGGCGGCCAAAACGGTTGATCGACCGGCGCGGGCACTGA
- a CDS encoding TIGR04084 family radical SAM/SPASM domain-containing protein, with translation MPSIYRLNGRRCTDNFMYFHVILTDNCNLCCSYCRAKAFEELEEGSDEGEPVEIDPDLPLELDYDLRLLYGFLAKDPAPTVTFYGGEPLIRADLIDQIVREAPVRRFMLQTNGLLLDRLAPEIVNRFSTILVSLDGKEELTDKNRGEDVYRRVMAQVQRLRTIGYTGELIARMTVTEQTDIVDAVSWLAGNPDHAFSSIHWQLDADFAGDFARRQFADWATDSYNPGIRMLVSQWVDRMETTGEVLRWYPFLDPIDDLLDGKASRLRCGSGYANYSIMTDGHIAPCPVMVGMTPYYVGHIADADPCALDRVEVGGECTSCHIRDFCGGRCLYSNITRPWNTIQRQLVCGTVENLREALVSALPRVQNLIARGIIARRDFAHEKFNGCEIIP, from the coding sequence ATGCCCTCAATTTATCGTCTGAACGGTCGAAGATGTACAGACAATTTCATGTACTTCCATGTCATCCTCACGGACAATTGCAACCTCTGTTGCAGTTACTGCCGGGCCAAGGCATTCGAGGAACTGGAAGAAGGTTCAGATGAGGGAGAGCCTGTGGAGATCGATCCGGACCTCCCCCTGGAACTGGACTATGATCTCAGGCTCCTCTATGGTTTCCTTGCCAAAGACCCTGCCCCAACGGTCACATTCTACGGGGGAGAGCCACTCATCCGGGCAGATCTCATCGACCAGATCGTTCGCGAAGCGCCGGTACGTCGGTTCATGCTGCAGACCAACGGGCTTCTCCTCGACCGGCTCGCCCCGGAGATCGTGAACCGGTTTTCTACGATCCTTGTCTCCCTTGACGGGAAAGAAGAACTCACTGACAAAAACCGGGGAGAGGACGTGTACCGCAGGGTAATGGCGCAGGTACAAAGACTCCGGACTATCGGGTACACCGGTGAACTGATCGCCCGCATGACCGTGACTGAACAGACGGATATCGTGGATGCTGTCAGCTGGCTTGCCGGAAACCCTGATCACGCGTTCTCCTCCATCCACTGGCAGCTGGACGCAGACTTTGCCGGGGATTTTGCAAGGAGACAGTTCGCGGACTGGGCCACGGACAGTTACAATCCGGGCATCCGTATGCTGGTCAGTCAATGGGTGGACCGCATGGAAACCACCGGGGAAGTCCTTCGCTGGTACCCCTTCCTCGATCCCATAGACGATCTCCTTGACGGGAAGGCAAGCCGGCTCCGGTGTGGTTCGGGCTACGCAAACTACAGCATCATGACGGACGGCCACATAGCACCCTGCCCGGTGATGGTCGGCATGACACCGTATTATGTCGGGCATATCGCTGATGCCGACCCCTGTGCACTTGACCGGGTTGAAGTTGGCGGGGAATGCACGAGCTGCCACATCAGGGATTTCTGCGGGGGGCGGTGCCTCTACTCCAACATCACCCGGCCATGGAATACCATACAGCGGCAGCTCGTATGCGGGACGGTTGAGAATCTCCGCGAGGCACTTGTATCCGCGCTCCCGCGGGTGCAGAATCTCATTGCACGCGGTATCATCGCCCGGAGGGATTTCGCGCATGAAAAGTTCAACGGGTGCGAGATAATTCCCTGA
- a CDS encoding CxxC-x17-CxxC domain-containing protein: MERKSFGGPRNFGPREMTKTVCSDCGKECEVPFKPTEGRPVYCRDCLPKHRKPRF, from the coding sequence ATGGAAAGAAAGAGTTTTGGTGGCCCGAGAAACTTCGGTCCCAGAGAAATGACAAAGACAGTCTGTTCTGACTGTGGAAAAGAGTGCGAAGTCCCCTTCAAGCCAACTGAAGGAAGGCCGGTCTACTGCAGGGACTGTCTGCCCAAGCACCGGAAACCCCGGTTCTGA